A single genomic interval of Colius striatus isolate bColStr4 chromosome 9, bColStr4.1.hap1, whole genome shotgun sequence harbors:
- the ATOX1 gene encoding copper transport protein ATOX1: protein MPKHEFFVDMTCEGCSNAVTRVLHRLGGVQFDIDLPNKKVCIDSEHNVDTLLETLKKTGKNASYLGEKSAQ from the exons ATGCCG AAACACGAGTTTTTTGTGGACATGACCTGTGAAGGCTGTTCCAATGCAGTCACCCGTGTCCTGCACAGGCTGGGAG GTGTCCAGTTTGATATTGACTTGCCCAACAAGAAAGTGTGCATTGACTCTGAGCACAATGTTGACACCCTACTGGAAACCTTAAAGAAGACTGGAAAGAATGCTTCCTACCTTGGGGAGAAGTCTGCACAGTAG